The genomic region CTGGCGCTGACGCTGCAGGCCGGCGCCAAGGCGCGCGGCTGGAAGATTGTGCTGATCGAGCCTTTTGCTCCTGGCGACAGCTACCAGCCGAGCTATGACGCCCGTTCCTCGGCGTTGTCCTTCGGCGCCCGGCAGATTTACGAACGCCTCGGCCTGTGGCAGTCGATTGCCCAGCGCGCCGAGCCGATCAAGCAGATTCACGTGTCCGACCGTGGGCGTTTTTCCACGGCGCGGCTGTCGGCCATCGAAGAAGGCGTGCCGGCCCTGGGTTATGTGGTGGAGAACGCCTGGCTCGGGCAATGCCTCTGGCAGGGGCTGGATCAGGATGTGGTCAGTTGGCGCTGCCCGGCCGAGGTGACCCGTCTGCAGCCACTGGAAGACGGCTATCGCCTGAGCCTCAACGATGACACCGTGCTCGATTGCGACCTGGCCGTGCTGGCCGATGGCGGCCGTTCCGGTCTGCGTGAGCAACTGGGTATCGGCGTGCGCAAGCGCCCGTACAACCAGAGCGCGTTGATCGCCAATATTTCGCCGAGCGAAGCCCATCATGGCATGGCCTTCGAGCGCTTTACCGACGAAGGGCCGATGGCCCTGCTGCCGTTGGCGGACAACCGTTGTGCGTTGGTCTGGACCCGCCTCGGAATGGACGCCCAGCGACTCGCGCAACTGGACGAGCGCAGCTTCCTCAGCGAGCTGCAGGGGGTATTCGGCTATCGCCTCGGGACGTTGAAGCAGGTCGGCGCGCGAC from Pseudomonas asplenii harbors:
- the ubiH gene encoding 2-octaprenyl-6-methoxyphenyl hydroxylase, with the translated sequence MSRFNLAIIGGGLVGASLALTLQAGAKARGWKIVLIEPFAPGDSYQPSYDARSSALSFGARQIYERLGLWQSIAQRAEPIKQIHVSDRGRFSTARLSAIEEGVPALGYVVENAWLGQCLWQGLDQDVVSWRCPAEVTRLQPLEDGYRLSLNDDTVLDCDLAVLADGGRSGLREQLGIGVRKRPYNQSALIANISPSEAHHGMAFERFTDEGPMALLPLADNRCALVWTRLGMDAQRLAQLDERSFLSELQGVFGYRLGTLKQVGARHLYPLTLVEAEEQVRPHLVVLGNAAHSLHPIAGQGFNLSLRDAQALAEALLASEAPLGEFATLRGYQERQRLDQTLTVGFSDRVTRLFGSGQPLVALGRNLGLLGLDLLPPAKRWFARQAMGLGTRADV